The sequence TTGATATTCTCTATGGCCATCATATTAAAATGTGATAGGGTGGTCTCTAAGTGAATAGTATGTTCCTTAACTTTTCCGAGGTCAGGCTCCGGTCTTTCAGTCGGCACCACTTCCGGTTGTGAACGCTTCGGCAAGAATGTTTCTCCGTCCGCTCTTCATCGTCATCGTTCCTCTTCCTCCTGTGCATGTTCCTCCGGCATATCATCGCTTCTCTCCTCCCCTGAAGCCAGAGTGGTACGATCATTCGTTGAATCTTTCATCCCGCGAACAGGTCGCAGTCTGCCAGGTTAACGAATGCTCTGTACTATTGTTATACTTCCCAACAGCGCCTAAAAAAGAAAGTAAATGGGAACAAAAGATTTTGAATTTTAATATCCGGTTATTCCCGGTCTGAATAATTATCAATTATTTTCCTGATCTTTTCCCGAAGATCCGGTATGTCCCGAGTTATGGTATTCCATATAGTGACCTGTTGCATACCCCAATATTGGTGAATGAGTTTGTCACGCATTCCTACCATTCGTTTCCATGGAATCTCCGGATGTTCTTCTCGAAAATCTTCAGGAATTGACCGTGAAGCTTCACCGAGTACTAAAAGATTGTAAATGATAGCCTCAAGATCCTTATCCGTGCTCACATTTTGTGAACTCTCTTTTTCCTGGTTATACCGGATTATTTTCTCTGTAGCATTAAGTATGTCTGTTAAAAAAATACGAAGATCACGTTTTTCAGACATACTGTACTTCCGAGAGGATTTTTGAGCGGAGCAGAGGTTTTATCCCTTCAATATCTACAAGGTCTACGGGAGCCTGCAATACTTCTTCCAATTTTTCTTCAAGCTCCAGAAATCCAAAGATACTTGGGGCAGTTTCAAAC comes from Methanospirillum hungatei and encodes:
- a CDS encoding nucleotidyltransferase family protein; translated protein: MTQAMTVLETLNTIKPQLASQYHVRRFGLFGSVIRGDQSPDSDIDILVEFETAPSIFGFLELEEKLEEVLQAPVDLVDIEGIKPLLRSKILSEVQYV
- a CDS encoding DUF86 domain-containing protein; the encoded protein is MSEKRDLRIFLTDILNATEKIIRYNQEKESSQNVSTDKDLEAIIYNLLVLGEASRSIPEDFREEHPEIPWKRMVGMRDKLIHQYWGMQQVTIWNTITRDIPDLREKIRKIIDNYSDRE